A region of Mesorhizobium sp. M3A.F.Ca.ET.080.04.2.1 DNA encodes the following proteins:
- a CDS encoding DUF4142 domain-containing protein produces MKTLLTATAIALLAGTPAAFAQSNDGNDVAPMAADNKVDTQTFVTTVPNANEFEIQSSRLAEEKSPSDDVKAFADEMIKDHTKAAEDFKAAMSQGQTTASIKPAGPALQPKEQQMLDELKSASGKDFDAKYIKMQTDAHRDAVALFSTYANSGDDPAMKEFAKKTLPVLKMHEKHVKELAVAHQG; encoded by the coding sequence ATGAAAACGCTTCTGACCGCGACCGCCATCGCGCTCCTTGCCGGCACGCCGGCCGCCTTTGCCCAGTCGAACGACGGCAACGACGTCGCGCCAATGGCGGCAGACAACAAGGTCGACACGCAGACTTTCGTCACCACCGTGCCCAACGCCAACGAGTTCGAGATTCAGTCGAGCAGGCTGGCCGAGGAGAAGTCACCGTCGGACGACGTCAAGGCCTTTGCCGATGAGATGATCAAGGACCACACCAAGGCCGCCGAGGATTTCAAGGCGGCGATGAGCCAGGGCCAGACGACGGCCTCGATCAAGCCCGCAGGCCCCGCGCTGCAGCCGAAGGAGCAGCAGATGCTCGACGAGTTGAAGAGCGCGAGCGGCAAGGATTTCGACGCCAAATACATCAAGATGCAGACGGATGCGCACAGGGATGCTGTGGCGCTGTTCAGCACCTACGCCAATTCGGGCGACGACCCGGCGATGAAGGAATTCGCCAAGAAGACGCTGCCGGTGCTGAAGATGCACGAGAAGCATGTCAAGGAACTGGCGGTGGCGCACCAGGGGTGA
- the carB gene encoding carbamoyl-phosphate synthase large subunit: MPRRTDIKSILIIGAGPIVIGQACEFDYSGTQACKALKEEGFRVILVNSNPATIMTDPELADATYIEPITPEVVAKIIAKERPDALLPTMGGQTALNTALSLRRMGVLDRYSVEMIGADAHAIDKAEDRALFRQAMSKIGLETPRSMLANATEVKDADRKIHEAERAALKAENPENLDAALDALETRWNLGEGDRKQRYIGHAMGVAAQALDHVGLPAIIRPSFTMGGTGGGIAYNRAEFYDIVQSGLDASPTTEVLIEESVLGWKEYEMEVVRDKADNCIIICSIENLDPMGVHTGDSITVAPALTLTDKEYQMMRNASIAVLREIGVETGGSNVQFAVNPADGRLVVIEMNPRVSRSSALASKATGFPIAKVAAKLAVGYTLDELENDITGGATPASFEPSIDYVVTKIPRFAFEKFPGAEPVLTTAMKSVGEVMAIGRTFQESLQKALRGLETGLTGLDEIEIPGIGHGTAPASHVDDRNAIRAALGTPTPDRLRMVAQAIRMGTSLEDVHAMCKIDPWFLEQIAGIIAMEERIREHGLPQDSTNLRMLKAMGFSDARLASLTKTDLEVIQKTRQKLDVHPVYKRIDTCAAEFASPTAYMYSTYEVPFAGELANEARVSSRKKVVILGGGPNRIGQGIEFDYCCCHAAFALRDAGYEAIMVNCNPETVSTDYDTSDRLYFDPLTAEDVLEILRAEQASGELVGVIVQFGGQTPLKLADALEKAGIPILGTSPDMIDLAEDRDRFQKLLHKLGLTQPKNGIAYSVEQARLVAAELGFPLVVRPSYVLGGRAMQIIHDEGMLQTYLLDTVPGLVPEDIKQKYPNDKTGQINTLLGKNPLLFDTYLTGAIEVDVDCLCDGKDTFVSGILEHIEEAGIHSGDSACSLPVHALPSDLVDELERQTAALARALNVGGLMNVQYAIKDGTVYVLEVNPRASRTVPFVAKTIGRPIAKIAARIMAGETLENAFAHYGAMPDPRNPGHIAVKEAVFPFARFPGVDILLGPEMRSTGEVMGLDRDFALAFAKSQLGANVDLPRSGTLFVSVRDEDKKGILPAVKRLSGQGFKVLATSGTARFLAENGVVAEKINKVLEGRPHIEDAIRNRQVQIVFNTTDGQKAVSDSKSLRRATLMQKVPYYTTLSGAAAVAEAIAALRAGNLEVRPLQEYFG, from the coding sequence ATGCCAAGACGTACCGACATCAAGTCGATCCTGATCATCGGGGCCGGCCCCATCGTCATCGGCCAGGCATGCGAGTTCGACTATTCCGGCACCCAGGCGTGCAAGGCGCTGAAGGAAGAGGGCTTCCGCGTCATCCTGGTCAACTCCAATCCGGCCACCATCATGACCGATCCGGAGCTGGCCGATGCCACCTATATCGAGCCGATCACGCCGGAAGTGGTGGCCAAGATCATCGCCAAGGAACGCCCCGATGCGCTGTTGCCGACCATGGGCGGGCAGACGGCGCTGAACACGGCCTTGTCGCTGCGCCGCATGGGCGTGCTCGACCGCTACAGTGTCGAGATGATCGGCGCCGACGCGCATGCCATCGACAAGGCCGAGGACCGCGCCCTGTTCCGCCAGGCGATGAGCAAGATCGGCCTGGAGACGCCACGCTCGATGCTGGCCAACGCCACCGAGGTCAAGGACGCCGACCGCAAGATCCATGAGGCCGAGCGCGCCGCGCTCAAGGCCGAAAACCCGGAAAACCTCGATGCCGCGCTCGACGCGCTCGAAACGCGCTGGAACCTCGGCGAAGGCGACCGCAAGCAGCGCTACATCGGCCATGCCATGGGGGTCGCCGCCCAGGCGCTCGACCATGTCGGCCTGCCGGCCATCATCCGCCCTTCCTTCACCATGGGCGGCACCGGCGGCGGCATCGCCTATAACCGCGCCGAATTCTACGACATCGTCCAGTCCGGCCTCGACGCGTCCCCGACCACCGAGGTGCTGATCGAGGAGAGCGTGCTCGGCTGGAAGGAGTATGAGATGGAGGTTGTCCGCGACAAGGCTGACAACTGCATCATCATCTGCTCGATCGAGAACCTTGATCCGATGGGCGTGCACACCGGCGATTCCATCACCGTCGCGCCGGCGCTGACGCTGACGGACAAGGAATACCAGATGATGCGCAACGCCTCGATCGCGGTGCTGCGCGAGATCGGCGTCGAGACCGGCGGCTCCAACGTGCAGTTCGCCGTCAACCCGGCCGACGGCCGCCTGGTGGTGATCGAGATGAACCCGCGAGTCTCGCGCTCCTCTGCGCTGGCCTCCAAGGCGACCGGCTTCCCGATCGCCAAGGTCGCCGCCAAGCTCGCCGTCGGCTACACGCTGGACGAGTTGGAGAACGACATCACCGGCGGCGCCACGCCGGCTTCCTTCGAGCCGTCGATCGACTATGTGGTGACGAAGATCCCGCGCTTCGCCTTCGAGAAATTCCCCGGCGCCGAGCCGGTGCTGACCACCGCCATGAAGTCTGTCGGCGAAGTGATGGCCATCGGCCGCACCTTCCAGGAATCGCTGCAGAAGGCGCTGCGTGGTCTAGAGACCGGACTGACGGGCCTCGACGAGATCGAGATTCCCGGCATCGGCCACGGGACTGCGCCAGCCAGCCACGTCGACGACCGCAACGCCATCCGCGCCGCGCTCGGCACGCCGACCCCCGACCGGCTGCGCATGGTGGCGCAGGCGATCCGCATGGGCACGTCGCTCGAAGACGTGCACGCCATGTGCAAGATCGACCCGTGGTTCCTGGAGCAGATCGCCGGCATCATCGCCATGGAGGAGCGCATCCGCGAGCATGGCCTGCCGCAGGACTCGACCAATCTGCGCATGCTGAAAGCCATGGGCTTCTCCGACGCCCGCCTCGCGTCGCTGACCAAGACCGACCTGGAAGTGATTCAGAAGACTCGACAAAAGCTCGACGTTCATCCGGTTTATAAGCGCATCGACACCTGCGCGGCCGAGTTCGCCTCGCCGACCGCCTACATGTACTCGACCTATGAGGTGCCCTTCGCCGGCGAACTCGCCAACGAGGCGCGCGTCTCGTCGCGCAAGAAGGTCGTCATCCTCGGCGGCGGCCCCAACCGCATCGGCCAAGGCATCGAGTTCGACTATTGCTGCTGCCATGCGGCCTTCGCGCTGCGCGATGCCGGCTACGAAGCGATCATGGTCAACTGCAACCCGGAGACCGTGTCGACCGACTACGACACCTCCGACCGCCTCTATTTCGATCCGCTCACGGCGGAGGACGTGCTGGAGATCCTGCGCGCCGAGCAGGCCTCCGGCGAGCTCGTCGGCGTCATCGTCCAGTTCGGCGGCCAGACGCCGCTGAAGCTGGCCGACGCGCTGGAGAAGGCCGGCATCCCGATCCTCGGCACCTCGCCCGACATGATCGATCTGGCGGAGGACCGCGACCGCTTCCAGAAGCTCCTGCACAAGCTCGGCCTCACCCAGCCGAAGAACGGCATCGCCTATTCGGTCGAGCAGGCCCGCCTCGTCGCCGCCGAGCTCGGCTTCCCGCTGGTGGTGCGCCCGTCCTACGTGCTCGGCGGCCGCGCCATGCAGATCATCCATGACGAGGGCATGCTGCAGACCTACCTGCTCGACACCGTGCCCGGCCTGGTGCCGGAGGACATCAAGCAGAAATACCCCAACGACAAGACCGGCCAGATCAACACGCTGCTCGGCAAGAACCCGCTGCTCTTCGACACCTATCTGACCGGCGCCATCGAAGTCGATGTCGACTGCCTCTGCGACGGCAAGGATACCTTCGTCTCCGGCATCCTGGAGCATATCGAGGAGGCCGGCATCCATTCCGGCGACAGCGCCTGCTCGCTGCCGGTCCACGCTTTGCCGTCCGACCTCGTCGACGAGTTGGAGCGCCAGACCGCCGCACTCGCTCGCGCGCTCAATGTCGGCGGCCTGATGAACGTGCAGTACGCGATCAAGGACGGCACGGTCTATGTGCTGGAGGTCAACCCGCGCGCCTCGCGCACCGTGCCCTTCGTCGCCAAGACCATCGGCCGTCCCATTGCGAAAATTGCCGCCCGCATCATGGCTGGCGAGACGCTGGAAAACGCCTTCGCCCACTACGGCGCCATGCCCGACCCGCGCAATCCTGGCCACATCGCGGTCAAGGAAGCCGTCTTCCCCTTCGCCCGCTTCCCCGGCGTCGACATCTTGTTGGGGCCGGAAATGCGTTCGACCGGCGAGGTGATGGGCCTCGACCGCGACTTCGCCCTTGCCTTCGCCAAGAGCCAGCTCGGCGCCAATGTCGACCTGCCGCGCTCCGGCACCCTGTTCGTCTCGGTGCGCGACGAGGACAAGAAGGGCATATTGCCGGCGGTGAAGCGCCTCTCCGGCCAGGGCTTCAAGGTGCTCGCCACCTCCGGCACCGCCCGTTTCCTCGCCGAGAACGGGGTGGTGGCGGAAAAGATCAACAAGGTGCTCGAAGGCCGACCCCACATCGAGGACGCCATCCGCAACCGCCAGGTCCAGATCGTCTTCAACACCACCGACGGCCAGAAGGCGGTGTCGGACTCCAAGTCGCTGCGCAGGGCAACGCTGATGCAGAAGGTGCCTTATTACACGACGCTGTCGGGTGCGGCGGCCGTGGCAGAGGCGATTGCGGCGCTGCGGGCTGGGAACCTCGAAGTGCGGCCGCTGCAAGAATATTTTGGGTGA
- a CDS encoding cupin domain-containing protein produces the protein MPKIDLSAVPVRKGSGYPPPFDQPCAERTRRRLGDAGGLKDFGVNLMTLPPGGWSSQRHWHSHEDELVYVLEGELTLVEDGGETLLKAGDSAAFAKNSGNGHHMINRSSVTARYLEVGSRNPDDVITCSNIDMMSPSSDGRFLHKDGRAYEGQG, from the coding sequence GTGCCCAAGATCGACCTATCCGCTGTGCCCGTCCGCAAAGGCTCCGGCTATCCGCCACCCTTCGACCAGCCCTGCGCCGAGCGCACCCGCCGCCGCCTCGGCGATGCGGGCGGCCTGAAGGATTTCGGCGTCAACCTGATGACGCTGCCGCCCGGCGGCTGGTCGAGCCAGCGCCACTGGCACAGCCATGAGGACGAGCTCGTCTACGTGCTGGAGGGCGAACTGACGCTGGTCGAGGATGGCGGCGAAACGCTGCTCAAGGCCGGCGATAGTGCTGCCTTCGCCAAGAACAGCGGCAACGGCCACCACATGATCAACCGGTCATCGGTCACGGCGCGCTACCTGGAAGTCGGCTCGCGCAACCCGGACGATGTCATCACCTGCTCGAATATCGACATGATGAGCCCGAGTTCGGATGGACGGTTTCTGCACAAGGATGGGAGGGCGTATGAGGGGCAGGGGTGA
- a CDS encoding sugar ABC transporter permease produces the protein MRQRVRSAWLFLAPMLLVLAAVAGWPLIRTIYFSFTDASLADLEARQWVGFDNYFSVLSMPSGRVIYDGLLVDPVWWRAVWNTVRFTAVSVTCETILGMIVALVLNAEFRGRGVVRAAILIPWAIPTIVSAKMWQWMLNDQFGIINVVLLSLGLIQTKIAWTASADTAMVAVLIVDIWKTTPFMALLILAALQMLPREIIDVARLDGASPWQIFWRVTLPLIRPAVMVAVIFRGLDALRIFDLIYVLTPNNVQTKSMSVFARENLFEFDKFAYGSAASTLLFLILALLTIAYIRVARISLDGGR, from the coding sequence ATGCGCCAGCGCGTGCGCTCGGCATGGCTGTTCCTTGCGCCAATGCTGCTGGTGCTTGCCGCCGTCGCCGGCTGGCCGCTGATCCGCACCATCTATTTCAGCTTCACCGATGCTTCGCTCGCCGATCTCGAGGCTCGGCAATGGGTCGGCTTCGACAACTATTTCTCGGTGCTCAGCATGCCAAGCGGCCGGGTGATCTATGACGGCCTGCTGGTCGACCCGGTCTGGTGGCGCGCCGTGTGGAACACCGTGCGCTTCACGGCCGTCTCGGTGACCTGCGAGACGATCCTCGGCATGATCGTCGCGCTGGTGCTGAACGCGGAATTCCGCGGCCGGGGCGTCGTCAGGGCGGCGATCCTCATCCCCTGGGCCATCCCGACGATCGTCTCGGCCAAGATGTGGCAGTGGATGCTCAACGACCAGTTCGGCATCATCAATGTCGTGCTGCTCAGTCTCGGCCTGATCCAGACCAAGATCGCCTGGACCGCGAGCGCCGACACGGCGATGGTCGCGGTGCTGATCGTCGACATCTGGAAGACGACGCCGTTCATGGCCCTCCTGATCCTGGCGGCGTTGCAGATGTTGCCGCGCGAGATCATCGACGTGGCAAGGCTCGACGGCGCCAGTCCCTGGCAGATCTTCTGGCGGGTGACCTTGCCGCTGATCCGCCCGGCGGTGATGGTGGCGGTGATCTTCCGCGGGCTCGACGCGCTGCGCATCTTCGACCTGATCTATGTGCTGACGCCCAACAATGTGCAGACCAAGTCGATGTCTGTGTTCGCGCGCGAGAACCTGTTCGAGTTCGACAAGTTCGCCTATGGCTCGGCAGCCTCGACGCTTCTGTTCCTGATCCTGGCGCTGCTCACCATCGCCTATATCCGCGTCGCCCGCATCAGCCTGGATGGAGGCCGCTGA
- a CDS encoding MFS transporter, with the protein MDKRLYWLALGSFTISTEGFVISSLLPDIAADAGISVPLAGSLITAFALAYAIGAPVLATLTGEWDRRRVILWTLVFFVVGNVAAALSSSFELLLIARIVMALSSGLFAATAQGTAVALVDDHHRARAIAVVVGGTTVAVAVGAPLGALVAAIAGWRGTFFAVAGLGALAGAILWWRLPRGIIGTRLPLKARVAAALRPGIMPILATTVLALTGAFTVFAFIAPLAIDGVGLSPLALPGMLLAFGIGAVIGNIAGGQAADRFGATRTVGWSLALSAAMLVTFSLIPTFLPHTIAGPALLVMMVPWGIVGWAFAPAQASRIIRIAPDAAPIVLSLNASALYFGVALGAIVGAAVLRLGAPADLGLIAALFPIAGLGVVLAGRVLARPVAMPAE; encoded by the coding sequence ATGGATAAGCGGCTCTACTGGCTAGCGCTCGGATCGTTCACGATCTCGACCGAAGGCTTCGTCATTTCCAGCCTCCTGCCCGACATCGCCGCCGATGCCGGCATCTCCGTTCCGCTCGCCGGCTCCCTGATCACAGCCTTCGCGCTTGCCTATGCGATCGGCGCGCCGGTCCTGGCGACGCTGACCGGCGAGTGGGACCGGCGGCGCGTGATCCTGTGGACGCTGGTGTTCTTCGTCGTTGGCAATGTTGCTGCCGCGCTCAGCTCGTCCTTCGAGCTGCTGCTGATTGCCCGCATCGTCATGGCGCTTTCGTCAGGCCTGTTCGCCGCGACCGCCCAAGGGACAGCGGTAGCCCTGGTCGATGATCACCATCGCGCACGCGCCATCGCCGTCGTCGTCGGCGGCACCACGGTGGCGGTTGCGGTCGGCGCGCCGCTCGGCGCGCTGGTCGCGGCCATCGCCGGCTGGCGCGGCACCTTCTTCGCAGTCGCCGGCCTCGGCGCGCTTGCCGGCGCGATCCTGTGGTGGCGCTTGCCGCGCGGCATCATCGGCACCAGGCTGCCGCTCAAGGCGCGGGTGGCGGCGGCGCTCCGTCCCGGCATCATGCCGATCCTGGCGACGACGGTGCTGGCGCTGACCGGCGCCTTCACGGTGTTCGCCTTCATCGCGCCGTTGGCCATCGACGGTGTGGGCTTGAGCCCGCTGGCGCTGCCCGGAATGCTGCTCGCCTTCGGCATCGGCGCCGTCATCGGCAACATCGCCGGCGGCCAGGCGGCCGACCGCTTCGGCGCGACCCGCACCGTCGGCTGGTCGCTGGCGCTGAGTGCAGCGATGCTCGTCACCTTCTCGCTGATTCCGACCTTCCTGCCGCACACGATCGCCGGCCCGGCACTCTTGGTCATGATGGTGCCGTGGGGCATCGTCGGCTGGGCCTTCGCGCCGGCGCAGGCGAGCCGCATCATCAGGATCGCGCCTGATGCGGCGCCAATCGTGCTGTCGCTCAATGCTTCGGCGCTCTATTTCGGCGTCGCGCTCGGCGCGATCGTCGGCGCTGCCGTGCTGCGCCTCGGCGCGCCGGCGGATCTCGGCCTGATCGCGGCGCTGTTCCCTATCGCTGGATTGGGCGTCGTGCTTGCCGGTCGGGTGCTTGCCCGGCCAGTCGCCATGCCGGCGGAATAA
- a CDS encoding LysE family translocator: protein MSETVIPLVLFALVSTSTPGIATTLSTASGAQFGFRRSVPLMAGSAAGLASVAAAGAAGLAGLLTAVPSLQLAMKIAGSIYLIWLALKIGRSGPPNLDVSMARPNSFFGGAGIQWMNPKGWAMGLGAAASFAALADSPVQLALLLGSVFGLAAAFSLSLWCVAGTLLARLLKTERQWRALNIVLGLLLAASILQMWRPA, encoded by the coding sequence ATGTCCGAGACCGTTATCCCTCTTGTCCTGTTCGCGCTGGTCTCGACCTCGACGCCTGGGATCGCGACAACCCTTTCGACGGCGTCCGGCGCGCAGTTCGGCTTTCGCCGGTCGGTGCCGCTGATGGCCGGCAGCGCGGCGGGATTGGCATCGGTGGCGGCTGCCGGCGCGGCAGGCCTCGCCGGACTGCTCACCGCCGTCCCTTCGCTGCAACTCGCGATGAAGATCGCCGGCTCGATCTACCTGATCTGGCTGGCGCTCAAGATCGGCCGCAGTGGCCCGCCCAATCTCGATGTCAGCATGGCCAGGCCGAACAGTTTTTTCGGCGGCGCCGGCATTCAGTGGATGAACCCGAAGGGCTGGGCGATGGGATTGGGTGCTGCCGCCTCCTTCGCGGCACTGGCCGACAGTCCCGTCCAGCTTGCGCTACTGCTCGGTTCGGTGTTCGGCCTTGCCGCGGCCTTTTCTTTGTCGCTCTGGTGCGTAGCGGGCACGCTGCTCGCCCGGCTGCTCAAGACCGAGCGGCAGTGGCGCGCGCTCAACATCGTCCTTGGCCTGCTGCTGGCCGCCTCGATCCTGCAGATGTGGCGGCCAGCTTGA
- a CDS encoding DUF6152 family protein → MQSSFNRIRGVALAASLMLVAGTAYAHHGWSWTQDDFFQLKGKIAAIYIGNPHATLDVDAEGEVWRVEMAPPARTIAAGFTEEVAKVGDEVTAIGHRSRDESEKRMKAVRISVGGKNYDVYPDRVPPA, encoded by the coding sequence ATGCAGTCATCTTTCAACCGGATACGCGGCGTCGCGCTGGCGGCATCGCTGATGCTTGTCGCCGGGACGGCGTATGCCCATCACGGCTGGTCGTGGACGCAGGACGACTTCTTTCAGCTCAAGGGCAAGATCGCGGCGATCTATATCGGCAATCCGCATGCGACGCTGGACGTCGATGCGGAGGGCGAGGTCTGGCGGGTGGAGATGGCGCCGCCCGCCCGCACCATCGCCGCCGGCTTCACGGAGGAGGTCGCCAAGGTCGGCGACGAGGTGACCGCGATCGGCCACCGCTCCCGCGACGAGTCGGAAAAGCGCATGAAGGCGGTGCGCATCAGCGTCGGCGGCAAGAACTATGACGTCTATCCCGACCGTGTGCCGCCGGCCTGA
- a CDS encoding SH3 domain-containing protein, protein MRRTVTLRSTLQILFAAQLLVAVLPAFAQDAPETVISIIGGLAPDDLLNIRATASAGGKVTARLPNGVAVKNLGCNVVNGYPWCKIEDTQGAKIVGWAPARYLSPGNPAPAPDDSAAPVTEVSASPAEAPPPDISARLGSADPAEPPSAADIGRTAMQDAYGLAFAASAATSGSEAPAPDAAGGIPCARRIGQPMTRCQVSVARAGGDSDVTVAWPDGGTRLILFRDGQPSGSDSPDKFRFTREGTLNMIRVGVSERFEITDALALGE, encoded by the coding sequence ATGAGGCGCACAGTCACGCTCCGATCGACGCTGCAGATACTGTTCGCCGCTCAGCTGCTGGTGGCCGTCCTGCCGGCTTTCGCCCAGGACGCGCCAGAGACGGTCATCTCCATCATCGGCGGCCTGGCGCCGGACGACCTCCTCAACATTCGCGCCACCGCTTCAGCGGGCGGAAAGGTGACGGCGCGGCTGCCAAACGGAGTGGCTGTCAAGAATCTCGGCTGCAATGTCGTCAACGGCTATCCATGGTGCAAGATCGAGGACACCCAGGGCGCGAAGATCGTCGGCTGGGCGCCGGCGCGCTATCTCAGCCCCGGCAATCCGGCACCCGCGCCCGACGACAGCGCCGCCCCGGTCACCGAAGTCAGCGCTTCGCCCGCCGAAGCGCCGCCGCCCGATATCAGCGCGCGCCTGGGCAGCGCCGACCCGGCCGAGCCGCCCTCCGCTGCCGATATCGGCAGGACCGCCATGCAGGACGCCTATGGCCTCGCCTTCGCGGCGTCAGCGGCAACCTCGGGCTCCGAAGCTCCTGCCCCGGATGCCGCCGGCGGCATTCCCTGCGCGCGCCGCATCGGCCAGCCGATGACGCGCTGCCAAGTCTCGGTCGCGCGTGCAGGCGGCGACAGCGACGTGACCGTGGCCTGGCCGGACGGCGGCACGCGGCTCATCCTCTTCCGCGACGGCCAGCCGTCCGGCTCGGACTCGCCGGACAAGTTCCGTTTCACTCGCGAGGGCACGCTCAACATGATCCGCGTCGGCGTTTCCGAGCGGTTTGAGATTACGGATGCGTTGGCGCTGGGGGAATGA
- a CDS encoding carbohydrate ABC transporter permease encodes MAMLKRAAFYLLVAVIVFVAVFPFYYAIVTSLKSGSELFEANLWPKSPSLANYANVLTEGAFLRNLVNSLVVSGAVVLISLLLGVTAAYALARVRFRGRSALMLAILSVSMFPQVAVLAGLFEMVRWAGLYNSLVALIFSYMIFTLPFTVWVLTTFVRDLPVEVEEAAILDGATPWIIITRIFLPLMWPALVTTGLLAFIGAWNEFLFALTFTSNNAQRTVPVAIALLSGNSQFEIPWGNIMAASVIVTVPLVVLVLIFQRKIVSGLTAGGVKG; translated from the coding sequence ATGGCGATGCTGAAGCGCGCGGCCTTCTACCTGCTGGTGGCGGTGATCGTCTTCGTCGCGGTGTTTCCGTTCTACTATGCCATCGTCACCAGCCTAAAATCGGGTAGCGAGTTGTTCGAGGCGAATCTCTGGCCGAAGTCGCCCAGCCTCGCCAACTACGCCAATGTGCTCACCGAAGGCGCCTTCCTGCGCAACCTCGTCAACTCGCTGGTCGTGTCGGGCGCCGTGGTGCTGATCTCGCTGCTGCTCGGCGTCACCGCGGCCTATGCGCTGGCGCGTGTTCGCTTCCGCGGCCGCTCGGCGCTGATGCTCGCCATCCTGTCGGTGTCGATGTTTCCGCAAGTGGCGGTGCTGGCCGGCCTGTTCGAGATGGTCCGCTGGGCCGGTCTCTACAATTCGCTGGTGGCGCTGATCTTCTCCTACATGATCTTCACCCTGCCGTTCACGGTCTGGGTGCTCACCACCTTCGTGCGCGACCTGCCGGTCGAGGTCGAGGAAGCGGCGATCCTCGACGGCGCGACGCCATGGATCATCATCACCCGCATCTTCCTGCCGCTGATGTGGCCGGCGCTGGTCACCACCGGCCTGCTCGCCTTCATCGGCGCCTGGAACGAGTTCCTGTTCGCGCTCACCTTCACCTCCAACAACGCGCAGCGCACGGTGCCGGTGGCGATCGCGCTGCTGTCCGGCAACTCGCAATTCGAGATCCCCTGGGGCAACATCATGGCCGCTTCGGTCATCGTCACCGTGCCCCTGGTGGTGCTGGTGCTGATCTTCCAGCGCAAGATTGTGTCGGGGCTCACTGCCGGCGGGGTGAAGGGATAG
- a CDS encoding helix-turn-helix transcriptional regulator, with translation MTLPHPNADQISLPIVLAVLGDPTRLAIVRYLASKEGVPLSCSKFLDLASKTNLSYHLAKLREAGVTRAEVVGTSRLITLRRADLDARFPGLLDSVITAAGEDKALPVIGTAETEIDA, from the coding sequence ATGACCTTGCCCCACCCCAACGCTGACCAGATCAGCCTGCCGATCGTGCTCGCCGTGCTCGGCGACCCGACCAGGCTTGCCATCGTGCGCTATCTCGCCAGCAAGGAAGGCGTGCCGCTGAGCTGCAGCAAGTTCCTCGATCTCGCCTCCAAGACCAACCTCAGCTACCACCTCGCCAAGCTGCGCGAAGCTGGCGTGACCCGCGCCGAGGTGGTCGGCACCAGCCGTCTGATCACGCTGCGCCGTGCTGATCTCGATGCCCGCTTCCCCGGCCTGCTCGACAGCGTGATAACGGCGGCCGGTGAGGACAAGGCGCTGCCGGTGATTGGCACAGCGGAGACCGAGATCGACGCCTGA
- a CDS encoding DUF1476 domain-containing protein: MSSMRDRQEGFEKKFAMDEETKFKAVARRNKLLGLWAAEKLGKSGADADAYAKEVVRADFEEAGDNDVLRKVRADFDAAGVAQSDAQIRQAMDELLATAIEQIKAS, from the coding sequence ATGAGCAGCATGAGGGACCGTCAGGAAGGTTTCGAAAAGAAATTCGCAATGGACGAGGAGACGAAGTTCAAGGCCGTGGCGCGCCGGAACAAGCTGCTCGGCCTGTGGGCCGCAGAAAAGCTCGGCAAATCCGGCGCGGATGCCGACGCCTATGCGAAAGAGGTGGTGCGCGCGGATTTCGAGGAAGCGGGCGACAACGACGTGTTACGCAAGGTCCGTGCCGATTTCGACGCGGCAGGCGTCGCCCAGTCGGATGCTCAGATTCGCCAGGCCATGGACGAGTTGCTGGCAACGGCGATCGAGCAGATCAAGGCGAGCTGA